The sequence below is a genomic window from Nostoc flagelliforme CCNUN1.
CTGCTCATTAGATTCAGCAAGTACGGCAAGGCGGTAGTCAAAATGTGTTCGCGCTGTATTGGCAGTAAAACAAACATCTGCTAGCGACACCTCAGGATGGTTCAAAAGAAACTCCTGATAATTTTGCGCCATCTCTAAAAGTGCTTTCTCACTTTTAACTGACAAGGTCAGAAGATGCAAAGGACGTTCAATTGCTTCTTTCTTTTGACTTTTAACCCCTTCGGGGTTCGCCAGTCGCTCATGGGGGAAACCCCCAAGACCGCGCTGGCTCACTTTTGACTTTTGACTTTCTGAGGGTGCTTCTGCCAAAACCACATGAGCATTTGTGCCGCCAAAACCAAAGGAACTGACTCCAGCTATTGCCAAATCATTTCCTTGTGGCCAAGGCTCCAAGGTTTGTTGAACTCGTAGCGGCAGTTTATCAAAAGGAATATAAGGATTTGGCTGTTGGAAATGCAGGTTTGGTGGAATTTGTCGATGTTTGAGAGACAACGCCACTTTAATCAACCCAGCAATTCCCGCTGCTGCTTCTAGATGTCCTATATTGGTCTTGACCGAACCCACCTTACAATAGCTTCCTTGAGGGCGTCCTTCTGCTAGCACCTTTCCTAAAGCCTTCATCTCTATAGGATCGCCCAGCTTTGTGCCAGTACCATGTGCTTCAATATACTGAATTTTGCCAGGGGAGACACCCGCCTTAAAGTAGGCTTCTCGCAGCACTGCCTCTTGTGCATTTGGATTAGGAGCTGTCAGTCCATTACTACGCCCGTCTTGGTTAACTGCACTCCCCTGGATAACTGCATAAATGCGATCGCCATCTGCCAGAGCTTGTGATAATGGCTTCAATACAACTATCCCAGCCCCCTCGCCACGAACATAGCCATTTGCTCCAGCGTCAAAGGTTTTGCAACGACCATCGGGAGCTAAGAAACCTCCCTGCGCGAAGCTAACCGTAACCCAGGGCGATAACATCACATGCACGCCTCCCGCTAACGCCAAGCTGCACTCTCCACTCCATAAGCTTTGGCAAGCTAGATGAACTGCAACTAGAGAAGATGAGCAGGCAGTATCAATTGCTATGCTTGGTCCAGTAAAATCAAATGTGTAGGAGATACGGTGGGCAGCAATGCAGTTATTGTTGCCTGTGGCTGTGTAGGCATCAATATTGCTGGGATTCCTCATCAGCAACTCGTAGTAGTCATAGCTAGAGATGCCGATAAAGACACCAGTTGGCGTGGCTACCAAACGCTTTGGAACCTGGGAAGCATTTTCTAACGCTTCCCAAGTCACTTCTAATAATATGCGCTGCTTGGGGTCCATGCTTATAGCTTCTCGTGGAGCAATACCGAAGAATTGGGGATCGAACCGATCTACTTGCTCCAGAAAACCACCCCAACGGGTATTCATTTTATCTGCCTTCCCTGTGTTCGGATCGTAGAAGGCTTCTATGTCCCACCGGGAAGGAGGTACCTCTTTTATGGCATCCACACCATTGTGCAGAAGTTGCCAAAAGGCTTCTGGATTGTTGGCACTTGGAAAACGACACCCTATTCCAATGATCGCAATCGGTTCTTTACCTTTTCTCATTTGTCTCATGTATTATTTGTTCTTAGTACTTTACCAACGACCTATAGCCGTTAGTCAATCTGGTGTGAAGGTCACCGGAAGAGCCAACAAACCTCTTAAGCTAATGTTCTTTCGCCACTCCAGAGTATCTATGTGCAGCTTCAGATCGGGTAATCGTTGAAGAAGGCTGTTTATCGCGATCTGACCTTCGACCCGTGCTAGTGCAGCGCCCAAACAATAGTGAAGACCATCTGCAAAGGCGAGGTGGCGGTTGTCACTTCGGGTGAGTTCGAGTTGATCGGGTTCGGAGAATTCGGCGGGGTCTCGGTTGGCGGCTCCTAGGTAGACAATAACCTGCTCGCCTGCGGTAATTTTCTTGCCGCCGATTTCAACATTTTCAATCGCTATCCGTGAAATTCCTTGAATCGGGCTATCGTAGCGCAGCAGTTCTTCTACAGCACTTTGGATAATTGTCGGTTCGCGTTTGAGCTTTTCCATTTGGTCTGGATGACGCAGCAGAGCTAACATCCCATTACCAATGAGATTGACAGTGGTTTCTTCACCTGTAGCAAACAGCAGCATACAGAGTGACAAAATTTCGTTATTACTTAGTTTATCAGCTTCATTTCTTGCTGCAATTAGAGAGCTAATCAAGTCTTGTTGTGGTTTCTTTTCCCGTTGTGCAATCAATTCACTTAGAGACTCGGAAAACTTCAGTATAACTTGATTCATGTGAGCAAAACTCTCCAGAGAATTTAACGGGTCAAATATAGTAGAGAGGTCATTTGCCCACTGATAGACTTGGCTTTGTATCTCTTGTGGGATTCCTAGCATTTTGGATATCACGCGCATGGGCAGAGGGCGGGCAAGCTCGGAAATGATGTCCATGCTCCCCCTTTGCTGAACCTTGCCGATTAACTCATCTACAACCTCCTGGATCTGGGGACGCATGCGCTCCACCACACTAGGAGAAAAGGCTTTGCCAACCAAAGAACGCAACCTGGTATGGTCTGGCGGCTCTAGGTACAATAACCATTTACTGCTGAACCCCGCCAGTGCATTGAGATCCTTGTGTTGGTCTTTAAGGTAAGGGTTCTTATTTTTGAGCCGTTGGGGTAGGTTATCGCTGCGAAAACGAGGATCGCGCAGAACTGCTTGTACATCGGCGTAGCGGGTAAGTACCCAAGAACCAAGAAAGTTCCGGTGTACAGGTTCCTCAAAGCGGATGCGGTGGTAGGTTGGGTAGGGGTCAGCGCGAAACTCGCTATCAAAAGGATTGAATTTGAACGCTCTTGCTGCCCCTGATTTTTGAGTCTTTCCAGAGTTAATAACCTTTTGGTTTAGATTAGCAATCTTGTCCATTTCACACCCTTTCTGAAACACCAACTTGAGAAACGAATCGCAACGATTGGCATTCTGCCTCTAGATATTGAGCTAGCACTTTCATATTGGGGTACTCCCAAAAAATAGTGGGCTCAAGTTCATAACCAAGCCATTGTGCCAATTCACCCGTCATGCTTATTGCTACCGAGGAATCTAGACCATATGCAGCAAAAGGTTCCTGAATATCTATATCATCCGGGGACACTTTTAGGTACAGGGCAAGATGAGAAACAACCCAGGTTGCGATCGCTTCTTCTGTAAAATCTGGCTTGAGCGATTCCCCATCAGTTTCAGACTCATCGGAATTTCGTACTTCCTCCCAAAGAGCTTTTACTTCTTGTTGGAGTTGTAGTGAGTCTATTTGTTGAAGAGTTGCTGTCCAATCTCCGACAACATCCAAACTTCCATTCAAAAAACCATCCCGACAAGCATGGCGCTGAATCTTACCACTCGATGTTTTGGGGATACTCGCTGTCTTCAGTAGCACAACAGCATAAACTTGTAGCTGATGCTGCTCGGACACCGCTTGACAAACGGCTCTAACTACCTCCATTACCTCTAGTTGACGTAAGTAACTCCGCTGTACCTCTTGAACAATGACTAACCGTTCAACACCTTCTACCTCCACAGAAAATGCAGCAGAGCAATTCGGTCGCAGGGCTGAATGACTCTTCTGGACTGTCAATTCAATATCCTGGGGATAATGATTTTGCCCCCGGATGAT
It includes:
- a CDS encoding cytochrome P450, producing MDKIANLNQKVINSGKTQKSGAARAFKFNPFDSEFRADPYPTYHRIRFEEPVHRNFLGSWVLTRYADVQAVLRDPRFRSDNLPQRLKNKNPYLKDQHKDLNALAGFSSKWLLYLEPPDHTRLRSLVGKAFSPSVVERMRPQIQEVVDELIGKVQQRGSMDIISELARPLPMRVISKMLGIPQEIQSQVYQWANDLSTIFDPLNSLESFAHMNQVILKFSESLSELIAQREKKPQQDLISSLIAARNEADKLSNNEILSLCMLLFATGEETTVNLIGNGMLALLRHPDQMEKLKREPTIIQSAVEELLRYDSPIQGISRIAIENVEIGGKKITAGEQVIVYLGAANRDPAEFSEPDQLELTRSDNRHLAFADGLHYCLGAALARVEGQIAINSLLQRLPDLKLHIDTLEWRKNISLRGLLALPVTFTPD